TGCGCTGTGCCAACGTGCTGATTTCCAACAATCCCCACGCCTTCGAAAAGCAATTGTGGAGCGAGATGGGTCACGGCGATGAAATCCGCGTGATCCGCTGCCGCAACGAAGACGCCGAAGCCGAGCGCGTGGCCGTGGAAATCCTCAGCCTGCACTTGCGCACCGATCGGCCGTACAGCGACTTTGCGATCCTGTATCGCGGCAACTATCAGGCGAAACTGATCGAGCTGAAACTCCAGCACCATCAGGTGCCGTATCGTCTGTCAGGTGGCAACAGCTTTTTCGGACGTCAGGAAGTAAAAGACCTGATGGCCTATTTCCGTTTGCTGGTCAATCCGGACGACGACAACGCCTTCCTGCGCGTGATCAACGTGCCGCGCCGGGAAATCGGCTCGACGACCCTGGAAAAACTCGGCAACTACGCCACCGAGCGCAAGATCTCGATGTACAACGCCACCGACGAAATCGGGCTGGGCGAGCATCTGGACAGCCGCTACACCGACCGCTTGCAGCGTTTCAAGCGCTGGATGGATCGCGTGCGCGAGCAATGTGCCAAGGACGACCCGATTGGCGCGTTGCGCAGCATGGTCATGGACATCGATTATGAAAACTGGCTGCGGCAGAACAGCTCCAGCGACAAGGCCGCCGATTACCGCATGGGCAACGTCTGGTTCCTGATCGAGGCGTTGAAGAACACCCTCGAAAAAGACGAAGAAGGCACCATGACCATCGAGGAGGCCATCGGCAAGTTGGTCTTGCGCGACATGCTCGAACGCCAGCAGGAAGAGGAAGACGGCGCCGAAGGCGTGCAGATGATGACCTTGCACGCCTCCAAGGGCCTGGAATTTCCTTACGTGTTCATCATGGGCATGGAAGAGGAAATCCTCCCGCACCGCTCCAGCATCGAAGCCGACACCATCGAAGAAGAGCGTCGCCTGGCTTACGTGGGCATCACCCGCGCGCGCCAGACGCTGGCATTCACCTTCGCCGCCAAGCGCAAGCAATACGGCGAAATCATCGATTGCTCGCCAAGCCGCTTCCTCGACGAATTGCCCCCGGACGATCTGGCCTGGGAAGGCAACGACGACACACCCACCGAAGTGAAAGCCGTGCGCGGCAATACGGCATTGGCGGATATTCGTGCCATGCTCAAACGCTAGAATTGACTACTTTTTGCGCACATTCGCGCAGCCGAGGAACCGACGTGGAAGCACTGCACCAGAAAATTCGCGATGAAGGCATCGTATTGTCCGACCAGGTGTTGAAGGTTGATGCGTTTCTCAATCATCAGATCGACCCTGCGTTGATGCAGCTGATCGGCGATGAATTCGCCACGCTGTTCGCCGACTCGGGCATCACCAAGATCGTCACCATCGAGGCCTCGGGTATTGCTCCGGCGATCATGACCGGCTTGCGGCTCGGCGTGCCGGTGATCTTCGCCCGCAAGCATCAATCCCTGACGCTGACGGAAAACCTGCTGTCGGCCACGGTGTATTCGTTCACCAAGCAGACCGAAAGCACCGTCGCCATTTCGCCACGGCATCTGAACAGCAACGACAAAGTGCTGATCATTGATGACTTCCTGGCCAACGGTAAGGCATCCCAGGCGCTGATTTCGATCATCAAGCAAGCTGGCGCAACCGTCGCCGGACTGGGCATCGTGATCGAGAAGTCGTTTCAGGGCGGCCGCGCCGAACTGGACGCCCAAGGCTATCGCGTCGAATCGCTGGCCCGGGTGAAGTCCCTGGCGGGCGGGGTTGTTACGTTTATCGAGTGATTGAAACAAATCATTCGCTCGGTAGGAGGGGACTTGTCCCCGAACGCAATTTGCCCGACAACGAGATATCCGAAAATCAACGCCGCTTGAACTAACGTTTTCGGGGACGAGTCCCCTCCTACCAGAATCCTTGTTGCCAGCAGGTATCGGGAATACCCAACCCACCACCCGCCAGCTTCAACAACCGTTTTGGAGACCAAATGATCATTGGCGAGCGCTTGTACATCGAAGCACTGTTCGATCCTCATACCTCGACCATCAGCTATCTGGTCATGGACCTGAGCAGCAAACACTGCGCCCTGATCGACAGCGTGCTGGATTACGACCCCAAGTCCGGGCGCACCGGCACCGAGTCCGCCGACCGCTTGATCGCCCGTGTTCGGGAGCTGCAAGCCTCGGTGCAATGGATTCTCGAAACCCATGTCCACGCCGATCATCTTTCCGCAGCCGCGTACCTGAAAGACCAGCTGCACGGGCAGATCGCTATCGGCAGCCATATCACCCAGGTGCAGAAAGTGTTCGGTGCGCTGTTCAACGCGCCGGGCAGTTTTGCCCGCGATGGCAGTCAGTTCGACGTGCTGCTGGGCGACGGCATGTCATTCCAGATCGGCACGCTTGAAGCGCGGGCGATGCACACGCCCGGCCACACTCCGGCGTGCATGACGTACCTGGTGGAAGTGGCGGGCGAAACCGTGGCGTTCGTTGGCGACACTTTATTCATGCCCGACTACGGCACCGCGCGCTGCGACTTCCCCGGCGCCGACGCCCGGACGCTGTATCGCTCGATTCACAAGATCCTCAGCCTGCCGGCCAGCACACGACTGTTCATGTGCCATGACTACCTGCCAAACGGCCGCGAACTGCGATACATGACCACGGTTGCCGAGCAGCGCGCCGAGAATATCCACATCCACGAAGGCATCGATGAAGACGCGTTCGTGAAGATGCGCGAAGCCCGCGATGCAACCCTGGACATGCCCGTGCTGATCCTGCCTTCGGTACAGATCAACATGCGTTGCGGCCACCTTCCAGAGCCGGAAGAAAACGGCATCAGCTACCTGAAAATCCCGCTTAACGTCCTTTGAACCGGGCATCCACTTCTGGAGCTGTTGCGATGCAAGAACAACATGACGTCCGCCACCAAATTCTCATCGTTGGCGCTGGCGCGGCGGGAATCGCTACGGCATCGAGCCTGCTGGCTCGGGACGCGACGCTGGATATCGCAATCATCGATCCGGCCGACACCCACTACTATCAACCCGGCTGGACCCTGGTCGGCGCCGGCATTTTTCAACCTGAGTCCACTGCGCGCAGCATGGAATCGTTGATTCCCAAGGGCGTGCGCTGGATCAAGGAAGCCGTCGCGGCGTTCGAGCCGCAACACCATCGAGTCCTGCTGCAGACCGGGCAGATACTCGGCTATCAACAGCTGATCGTCTGCCCCGGCCTGAAACTCGACTGGGCGGCGATTCCCGGCCTCCAGGAAACCCTGGGTAAAAACGGCGTCACCTCCAATTATCGCTACGACCTGGCACCTTACACCTGGCAGCTGGTGCAAAACCTCAAGCAGGGTCGCGCGCTGTTCACCCAGCCGCCCATGCCGATCAAATGCGCGGGCGCGCCGCAAAAGGCGATGTATCTGTCTTGCGATCACTGGCTGAAGACCGGCCATCTGAGGCAGATCAACACCCAATTCTTCAATGCTGGCGGCGTGCTGTTTGGCGTGGCCGACTATGTGCCGGCCTTGATGAAGTACATCGAGCGCTACGCCATCGACTTGCAATTCAATCACAAGCTGATCGCCGTGGACGGCCCTCGGAAAGTGGCAACTTTCGTGAGCACCGACGCCGATGGCAGCAGCGAAACCGTCGAGCAAATCTTCGACATGCTGCATGTGGCGCCGCCGCAGACTGCACCGGACTTCATCCGCGCCAGCCCGCTGGCCGACGCCGCAGGCTGGATCGATGTCGATCCGGCAACCCTGCAACATCGCCGTTTCGCCAATATCCACGGCCTGGGCGACGCGACCAACACCAGCAACGCGAAAACCGCAGCGGCCGCCCGCAAACAGGCGCCGGTGGTAGCCAACAACGTATTGCGTGCCCTGGGCCGCTTGCAGCAACAGGCGCAATACGACGGCTATGGTTCATGCCCGCTGACCGTGGAACGCGGCAAGATCGTCCTCGCCGAATTCACCTATGGCGGCAAACTGGCCCCGAGCTTCCCGGACTGGCTGGTCAACGGCCGCAAACCCACGCGTCTGGCCTGGTGGCTGAAAGAACGCATTCTGCCGCCGCTGTACTGGCGCGGCATGTTGCG
This genomic window from Pseudomonas sp. G.S.17 contains:
- the rep gene encoding DNA helicase Rep gives rise to the protein MSRLNPRQQEAVNYVGGPLLVLAGAGSGKTSVITRKIAHLIQNCGIRAQYIVAMTFTNKAAREMKERVGTLLRAGEGRGLTVSTFHNLGLNVIRKEHTRLGYKPGFSIFDETDVKALMTDIMQKEYSGDDGVDEIKNMIGSWKNDLILPPEALANARNPKEQTAAIVYTHYQRTLKAYNAVDFDDLILLPVKLFQEHADILEKWQNKVRYLLVDEYQDTNASQYLLVKLLIGMRNQFTVVGDDDQSIYAWRGARPENLMLLKDDYPSLKVVMLEQNYRSTSRILRCANVLISNNPHAFEKQLWSEMGHGDEIRVIRCRNEDAEAERVAVEILSLHLRTDRPYSDFAILYRGNYQAKLIELKLQHHQVPYRLSGGNSFFGRQEVKDLMAYFRLLVNPDDDNAFLRVINVPRREIGSTTLEKLGNYATERKISMYNATDEIGLGEHLDSRYTDRLQRFKRWMDRVREQCAKDDPIGALRSMVMDIDYENWLRQNSSSDKAADYRMGNVWFLIEALKNTLEKDEEGTMTIEEAIGKLVLRDMLERQQEEEDGAEGVQMMTLHASKGLEFPYVFIMGMEEEILPHRSSIEADTIEEERRLAYVGITRARQTLAFTFAAKRKQYGEIIDCSPSRFLDELPPDDLAWEGNDDTPTEVKAVRGNTALADIRAMLKR
- a CDS encoding xanthine phosphoribosyltransferase, encoding MEALHQKIRDEGIVLSDQVLKVDAFLNHQIDPALMQLIGDEFATLFADSGITKIVTIEASGIAPAIMTGLRLGVPVIFARKHQSLTLTENLLSATVYSFTKQTESTVAISPRHLNSNDKVLIIDDFLANGKASQALISIIKQAGATVAGLGIVIEKSFQGGRAELDAQGYRVESLARVKSLAGGVVTFIE
- a CDS encoding MBL fold metallo-hydrolase produces the protein MIIGERLYIEALFDPHTSTISYLVMDLSSKHCALIDSVLDYDPKSGRTGTESADRLIARVRELQASVQWILETHVHADHLSAAAYLKDQLHGQIAIGSHITQVQKVFGALFNAPGSFARDGSQFDVLLGDGMSFQIGTLEARAMHTPGHTPACMTYLVEVAGETVAFVGDTLFMPDYGTARCDFPGADARTLYRSIHKILSLPASTRLFMCHDYLPNGRELRYMTTVAEQRAENIHIHEGIDEDAFVKMREARDATLDMPVLILPSVQINMRCGHLPEPEENGISYLKIPLNVL
- a CDS encoding FAD/NAD(P)-binding oxidoreductase, which encodes MQEQHDVRHQILIVGAGAAGIATASSLLARDATLDIAIIDPADTHYYQPGWTLVGAGIFQPESTARSMESLIPKGVRWIKEAVAAFEPQHHRVLLQTGQILGYQQLIVCPGLKLDWAAIPGLQETLGKNGVTSNYRYDLAPYTWQLVQNLKQGRALFTQPPMPIKCAGAPQKAMYLSCDHWLKTGHLRQINTQFFNAGGVLFGVADYVPALMKYIERYAIDLQFNHKLIAVDGPRKVATFVSTDADGSSETVEQIFDMLHVAPPQTAPDFIRASPLADAAGWIDVDPATLQHRRFANIHGLGDATNTSNAKTAAAARKQAPVVANNVLRALGRLQQQAQYDGYGSCPLTVERGKIVLAEFTYGGKLAPSFPDWLVNGRKPTRLAWWLKERILPPLYWRGMLRGREWLARPKLDPLKAGK